Proteins from a single region of Bombus pascuorum chromosome 5, iyBomPasc1.1, whole genome shotgun sequence:
- the LOC132907073 gene encoding fork head domain-containing protein FD4, which yields MCSNESPPPAKEPLAVGLGNPMTGFLPGLEHYRLQLYHYAMAERLRLAQQLHPQHPGVGHPPSSAPTHLGIGPGFPAPLPLYPAAAAAAGYPNRLALSMALLHPHHQRIPEEPKPQHSYIGLIAMAILSSPEKKLVLSDIYQHILEHYPYFRTRGPGWRNSIRHNLSLNDCFVKSGRSANGKGHYWAIHPANLEDFRRGDFRRRKAQRKVRRHMGLAVDEEPDSPSPPPLPATPPPPATLGPPVASQPIPGIWTPHHHHPHHQQQQQQQQSFQSQTLRQSSTFQPSRKRQFDVASLLAPDDQHQIESDLRPQKARRFSCSEDELHDLQEPDQDEEDVDVDVVAETNALPSPNTPSASPEAKVISTAGHWTNQGIQSGQISGLHIQSHLQARNYYVPATSSNGSNV from the coding sequence ATGTGCAGCAACGAGAGCCCACCGCCGGCCAAGGAGCCTCTAGCCGTCGGTCTGGGCAACCCCATGACAGGCTTCTTGCCTGGACTGGAACACTATAGACTCCAATTGTACCATTACGCAATGGCTGAGAGACTGAGGCTGGCTCAGCAGCTGCATCCTCAACATCCAGGCGTGGGGCATCCTCCATCCAGTGCTCCAACACATCTAGGAATAGGTCCAGGGTTTCCTGCGCCGCTACCATTATATCCGGCTGCAGCGGCCGCTGCCGGATATCCCAATCGGTTAGCTCTGTCCATGGCTCTTCTTCATCCTCATCATCAGCGGATACCGGAAGAGCCCAAACCTCAACATAGTTACATTGGTCTTATCGCCATGGCGATCTTGTCCTCGCCAGAGAAGAAACTCGTACTATCGGACATTTACCAACATATATTAGAACACTATCCTTACTTTAGAACACGAGGACCAGGCTGGAGGAACTCAATAAGACATAATTTGTCACTGAACGACTGTTTCGTTAAATCAGGAAGAAGTGCTAATGGAAAAGGTCATTATTGGGCCATACATCCAGCGAATCTAGAAGACTTTCGACGGGGAGATTTCAGGAGACGCAAGGCTCAGAGGAAGGTGAGAAGGCACATGGGTCTAGCCGTCGACGAGGAGCCAGATAGTCCAAGTCCACCTCCTTTACCAGCCACGCCACCTCCTCCAGCTACTTTAGGACCTCCAGTGGCTTCTCAACCCATACCGGGAATCTGGACGCCGCATCACCATCATCCACACCatcaacagcaacaacagcagcaacaatCGTTCCAGAGTCAAACTCTGAGGCAGTCATCGACTTTTCAACCTTCGAGGAAGAGACAGTTCGACGTCGCGAGTCTCCTTGCGCCTGATGACCAGCATCAGATAGAGTCCGATCTCAGGCCACAGAAGGCAAGAAGGTTTAGTTGCAGTGAGGATGAGTTACATGATCTTCAGGAGCCTGATCAGGATGAGGAGGATGTTGATGTGGATGTTGTGGCTGAGACAAATGCTCTGCCGTCGCCCAACACGCCGTCGGCCAGTCCTGAGGCTAAGGTCATCTCGACGGCTGGTCACTGGACCAATCAGGGCATTCAGAGTGGGCAGATTTCGGGACTTCATATTCAGAGCCATCTGCAAGCGAGGAATTATTACGTGCCGGCAACCTCCAGCAATGGGTCCAACGTTTAA